Proteins encoded by one window of Mariniplasma anaerobium:
- the ruvX gene encoding Holliday junction resolvase RuvX, with amino-acid sequence MKKYLGIDLGSKTIGLSISESGIIAHTLKTDRFKENEYEIAADLICKTIDEHKITDVVLGFPKHMNNDIGIRGKISEEMKTLILQKREVNVVLWDERLSTKSALSVMIKGNEKRSKQKQKKDELAAVFILQNYLDYKGDH; translated from the coding sequence ATGAAGAAATATTTAGGAATTGATTTAGGAAGTAAAACCATAGGTCTATCAATTAGTGAATCAGGTATTATTGCCCATACATTAAAAACCGATAGATTTAAGGAAAACGAATACGAGATTGCTGCTGATTTAATATGCAAAACAATTGATGAACATAAAATCACAGATGTTGTTTTAGGTTTTCCAAAACATATGAACAATGATATTGGTATTCGTGGTAAAATAAGTGAAGAGATGAAAACTCTAATCTTACAAAAAAGAGAAGTAAATGTTGTCTTATGGGATGAAAGATTATCAACAAAATCTGCCCTTTCTGTGATGATAAAAGGCAATGAAAAAAGAAGTAAGCAAAAACAAAAAAAAGATGAATTAGCAGCGGTATTTATACTGCAAAACTATTTAGATTATAAAGGAGATCATTAA
- a CDS encoding DUF1292 domain-containing protein, translated as MDDNKLTLVGEDGNETECEIILTHEHNGKKYVIFEFVDSEEISAAQYVPDDKDEAEGTFLDIETDEEWEMLDEVLEKFFDEIEAEENA; from the coding sequence ATGGATGATAACAAATTAACACTTGTAGGCGAAGATGGAAATGAAACAGAATGTGAGATTATATTAACTCACGAACACAACGGGAAAAAATATGTGATTTTTGAATTCGTTGATTCAGAAGAAATATCTGCAGCACAATATGTACCAGATGATAAAGATGAAGCAGAAGGTACATTTTTGGACATCGAAACGGATGAAGAATGGGAAATGCTTGATGAAGTATTAGAAAAATTCTTTGACGAAATAGAGGCAGAAGAAAACGCATAA
- a CDS encoding O-methyltransferase encodes MLKDLKQYAKDHVIPIICDDGLLFLKDVIKKHHIKDVLEIGTAIGYSAIFMAEQGCNVLTFERNDKMVEQANKNIKPYDKQIKIIHQDALLFDQELGDFDMIFIDAAKAQYQKFFNKFVPYLKKDGIVVCDNLDFHHLDPSLVNRNTRQLIRKINEFKVFLEQHHDYETTFFDIGDGMSITKKVTD; translated from the coding sequence ATGCTTAAAGATTTAAAACAATATGCAAAAGACCATGTCATACCCATTATTTGTGATGATGGGCTTTTGTTTTTAAAAGATGTCATAAAAAAGCACCATATAAAAGATGTTCTAGAAATTGGTACTGCTATAGGTTATAGTGCCATTTTTATGGCTGAACAAGGCTGTAATGTCTTAACTTTTGAGAGAAACGATAAAATGGTTGAGCAAGCAAATAAGAATATTAAGCCTTATGATAAACAAATTAAGATTATACATCAAGATGCACTTTTATTTGATCAAGAACTTGGTGATTTTGATATGATATTTATTGATGCAGCTAAAGCACAATATCAAAAGTTTTTTAACAAATTTGTACCATATCTAAAAAAAGATGGCATTGTTGTTTGTGATAATCTTGATTTTCATCATCTTGATCCATCTCTAGTTAATAGAAATACAAGACAATTGATTAGAAAAATAAATGAATTTAAGGTATTCTTAGAACAACATCATGATTATGAAACAACATTTTTTGATATTGGTGATGGCATGAGCATCACTAAGAAAGTGACTGATTAG
- a CDS encoding peptidase U32 family protein — MKLLITLYDIKNMKSLSHTTDGFIIGNEKFAARLTHSFNTEEINQAIMNASQLNKEIFLQANQMLDDNLLDEFSVFLDSIDTKGITGIIVTDIGSVMRLKTKGLIDKAIYNPETLLTNKYDFNFLKKEGILGAYIAKEITLEDVLEISEHKEIKLFMVGHGHLNMFYSKRQLIHNFMDYQHLNNIYHNKQNMKIIEEQRPEEPYPILEDMAGTHVFRSQVFSSLDYLDTLNSHIDYLVIDTIFKDDLYAKKILELYKHRTYDQKRIEDIKALYKENWDSGFFYKKTVYKTRES, encoded by the coding sequence ATGAAATTACTTATAACTTTATATGATATCAAAAACATGAAGAGTTTATCTCATACAACAGATGGATTTATTATCGGAAATGAAAAGTTTGCAGCTAGATTAACACACTCTTTTAACACAGAAGAGATTAATCAAGCAATTATGAACGCAAGCCAATTAAACAAAGAGATATTCTTACAAGCAAATCAAATGCTAGATGATAATCTATTAGATGAATTTAGTGTTTTTTTAGATAGCATAGATACTAAAGGAATAACTGGTATTATCGTTACTGATATTGGTTCAGTTATGAGATTGAAAACTAAAGGATTGATAGATAAAGCAATTTATAATCCAGAAACTTTACTAACCAACAAATATGATTTTAATTTCTTAAAAAAAGAAGGTATTTTAGGAGCTTATATAGCAAAAGAAATTACTTTAGAAGATGTTTTAGAAATATCAGAACATAAAGAAATTAAATTATTCATGGTAGGTCACGGTCATTTAAATATGTTTTACTCAAAAAGACAATTAATTCATAATTTCATGGATTATCAACATCTTAATAACATATATCATAATAAACAAAATATGAAAATCATTGAAGAACAAAGACCAGAGGAACCCTATCCAATTTTAGAAGATATGGCGGGAACTCATGTTTTTAGATCTCAAGTATTTTCATCGCTTGATTATCTTGATACATTGAATAGTCACATAGATTATTTAGTCATTGATACGATATTTAAAGATGATTTATACGCAAAAAAAATATTAGAATTATATAAACATCGCACCTACGATCAAAAAAGAATTGAAGATATAAAAGCTTTATATAAAGAAAACTGGGATTCAGGATTTTTCTATAAAAAGACTGTATATAAAACAAGGGAGTCTTAA